A single Buteo buteo chromosome 17, bButBut1.hap1.1, whole genome shotgun sequence DNA region contains:
- the POU6F1 gene encoding POU domain, class 6, transcription factor 1 yields MDTEAVQPQEASLTVNEQVIVMSSHETIRVLEVGVDTPLPAEEDRKPLEMPPGEVARGSPGKTGHPGREEVPPSTQSSCSSEAAGKAKPAARASPSTVPSVSTFSHATSQQPQTLAPLAVQATPQVLTQENLATVVTGVMVPAGTVTQPLLIPISIAGQVAGQQGLAVWTFPTATVAALPGLTAASPTGGIFKPPIANLQAAAVLNTAIQAPVQPAQPLQAAVQPRPPLQTPGVFPTAPGQPPILPQPAAAPTPPVAKPLETQTQITVQPAGFAFNPGIISAASLGGQTQLLGSLAAAPVIANTISSVQGITGQILTNAQGQVIGTLPWVVNPPGMAAASPAPAALPAQNLQVQTVTPQLLLNAQGQVIATLAGSAIQAAAIKKSGTPEPPPKNEVQPIQPAPALSQPAVVMANPAPAAKASSVPVPITCSETPTVSQLVSKPPAPNSSAEEDGINLEEIREFAKNFKIRRLSLGLTQTQVGQALTATEGPAYSQSAICRFEKLDITPKSAQKLKPVLEKWLSEAELRNQEGQQNLMEFVGGEPSKKRKRRTSFTPQAIEALNAYFEKNALPTGQEITEIAKELNYDREVVRVWFCNRRQTLKNTSKLNVFQIP; encoded by the exons ATGGACACTGAAGCCGTGCAGCCCCAGGAGGCTTCGCTAACGGTCAACGAGCAG GTTATTGTCATGTCCAGCCATGAAACCATCCGAGTGCTGGAGGTCGGCGTGGACACCCCGCTCCCGGCCGAGGAGGACCGGAAACCCTTGGAGATGCCACCAGGGGAGGTAGCACGGGGCTCCCCGGGAAAGACCGGCCACCCAGGCAGAGAGGAGGtcccacccagcacccagagCTCATGCAGCAGCGAGGCAGCCG GCAAAGCCAAACCGGCGGCCAGAGCATCACCCAGCACCGTCCCCTCCGTCAGCACCTTCAGCCACGCCACGAGCCAGCAGCCGCAGACGTTGGCCCCGCTGGCCGTGCAAGCGACCCCGCAG GTCTTGACTCAGGAAAACTTAGCAACAGTTGTGACAGGAGTAATGGTTCCAGCAGGGACAGTTACTCAACCTCTTCTTATCCCCATCAGTATTGCAGGTCAAGTGGCAGGTCAGCAGGGGCTGGCTGTGTGGACATTTCCTACAGCAACGGTCGCTGCCCTTCCCGGATTGACGGCTGCTTCTCCTACAGGGGGAATTTTCAAACCGCCTATAGCCAATTTGCAAG CCGCTGCCGTACTGAACACAGCCATCCAAGCGCCGGTGCAGCCTGCCCAGCCACTGCAGGCTGCggtccagccccggccccccctcCAGACCCCTGGCGTCTTCCCCACTGCGCCCGGccagccccccatcctgccacAGCCCGCTGCAGCACCCACGCCGCCCGTGGCCAAGCCGTTAGAGACGCAGACCCAGATCACCGTCCAACCTGCTGGATTTGCCTTTAACCCTGGCATA ATCAGCGCGGCTTCTCTCGGGGGCCAAACCCAGCTCCTCGGCTCCTTGGCAGCCGCCCCCGTGATCGCAAACACCATCTCCAGCGTGCAGGGCATCACGGGCCAGATCCTGACCAACGCCCAGGGCCAG GTGATCGGGACCCTGCCGTGGGTGGTGAACCCCCCCGGGATGGCggcagccagcccagccccggccgCTCTGCCGGCCCAGAACCTGCAGGTACAGACGGTGAcgccccagctgctgctcaaTGCCCAGGGCCAGGTCATCGCCACGCTGGCCGGCAGCGCCATCCAGGCGGCCGCCATCAAGAAAAGCGGCacccccgagcccccccccaaGAACGAG gtCCAGCCCATCCAGCCGGCCCCGGCTCTCTCCCAGCCGGCCGTGGTGATGGCAAATCCTGCCCCGGCGGCAAAGGCTTCTTCTGTGCCCGTCCCTATCACCTGCTCGGAGACCCCCACCGTCAGCCAGCTGGTCTCCA AGCCCCCGGCTCCCAACAGCAGCGCGGAGGAGGATGGGATTAACCTGGAGGAGATCCGGGAATTCGCCAAGAACTTCAAGATCCGACGTTTGTCCCTCGGCCTGACACAGACGCAGGTGGGACAGGCCCTGACGGCCACCGAGGGACCGGCCTACAGCCAGTCGGCCATCTGCAG GTTTGAGAAGCTGGACATCACCCCCAAGAGCGCCCAGAAGCTGAAACCAGTGCTGGAGAAGTGGTTGAGCGAAGCCGAGCTCCGTAACCAAGAGGGGCAACAAAACCTGATGGAATTCGTCGGGGGGGAACCCTCCAAAAAACGGAAGCGCCGTACCTCCTTCACCCCCCAAGCCATCGAGGCTCTCAACGCCTACTTCGAGAAGAACGCCTTGCCCACCGGCCAAGAGATCACCGAGATCGCCAAGGAGCTCAACTACGACCGTGAAGTCGTCCGCGTCTGGTTCTGCAACCGCCGGCAGACCCTCAAAAACACCAGTAAACTCAACGTCTTTCAGATCCCCTAA